Part of the Brevibacillus brevis genome is shown below.
TCTCGTCTTCGTGGTAACATGATAGAGAAAATGCAAGAATACGAAGAAGGTAGGGGAAACGATGCTGGAAATCAAGTTTCACGGACATTCTTCCGTACAATTGACCGCAGACGGCCATTCCATCATGATCGACCCGTTCATCTCGGGCAATCCGCAGGCCGCGACCAAGCTGGCTGACATCAAGGTGCAGTACATCCTGCTGACGCACGGTCATCAGGACCACATTCTGGACGCAGTCGAACTGGCTTTGGCCAACGACGCGACCATCGTGGCGACGCACGAGCTGGCTACATACCTCGGCTGGCAAGGCGCGAAAACCATCGGAATCAATCTGGGCGGATCGCTCAAGCTGCCGTTTGGCAAAGTGAAAATGACCCAGGCGTTCCACAGTTCCGCTGTGGTGCTTGACGATCAAAAACAGATTGTGTACATGGGAATGCCGGGCGGATTCATTATCGAGATCGGTGGAAAAACGGTCTATCACGCCGGCGATACAGGATTGTTCGGCGATATGAAGCTGATTGGCGAGCGACATGACATCGACCTCGCTTTCCTGCCGATCGGCGACCATTTCACCATGGGACCGGAAGACGCGGTGACAGCGGCGGAATGGGTGGGAGCCGATTACGTCGTTCCGATCCACTACGATACGTTCCCGCCGATTCAGCAGGACGGAGATGCGTTTGTAGCAGTTTTGGCAGAAAAGGACATCCGGGGCAAGGCATTGAAGCCGGGAGAATCCGTACGCTTGTAGCAAGGCGCCAAGCCTGCCGGAAAAGCCGTCTTTCCTTTTGCGAGGAAGAGACGGCTTTTTTTGTACAGATAGGAATAAGGGCAGCCGCGGCTCCGCCAAAAGGCATGGCGTAGCCAGATTTTCCAACGCAAACCTTGCGTGCGACTCCTACAGGCCCTCTACCAGCCTGGAGGCGCGCTGTGCGGCTTCGCGCTGCACATCTTCCCAGGACATGGTCGTCAATCGGCGTTTGTGCATGAGGACGCGGCCGCCTACGATGGTCGTATCTACATCCGCTCCCGTGGCGCTGTAAGCGATCAGCGAATGCAGGTCGTGGACGGGCTGCAGATGCGGTTTGTCCAGGTCGATCAGGATGAGATCGGCCTGTTTTCCCACCTCGAGAGTGCCGACTTCCCCGTCGATGCCGAGCAGTTTGGCGCTCTCGATTGTCGCCATGCGCAGCACCTGCTCGGCAGGAAGCACGGTCGGGTCAGTCGACGCCAGCTTTTGCAGCCAGGTCGCTGCCTTGATTTCTGCGAACATGTCGAGCGTCGTGGCACTGCCCGGCCCGTCCGTGCCCAGGCCGACCGTGATGCCGTGAGCCAGCATCTCCCGGACAGGGGCGATGCCGCACGCGAGCTTGAGATTGCTGACCGGGTTGTGGGAGACGCCTCCGCGCATGCCTGCCAATCGCTTCACATCCTCGCTCGTCAAGTGGACAGCATGGGCGAGCAGGACGTGATTGTCTTGAAAGAGGCCGAGCTCGTGCAAGTATTCGGTAGGAGTCCGATGATAGCGGGCGCGGATTTTTTCCATTTCCTCTAGCGTCTCTGCGAGATGGATGTGCAGCGGAATGCCCCGGCTGCGGGCGAGAGCGATGATCTCCGCCAGCGGCTCGGGTGGGCACGTATAGGGAGCGTGCGGCCCAAGCATCGTGGTGATGCGTCCTTCTGCCGCTCCGGTCCAGTTCTCGACCAGATCCAGCGCCTCCGTCAGGCGCCGTCCGCCATCGTCCTCCAAAAAGACGAGCCCCCGCGTCAGAGAGGCGCGCATCCCGCTGTCCACCACGGCTTGCGCGACGGCATCCATATGGACGTACATATCCGCGAAGGCCGTGGTCCCGGATGCGATCATCTCCGCGGCCCCGAGCATGGTTCCCCAGTAGATGTCTTCTTTGGTCATGCGGGCTTCTGCGGGCAGCATCTTTTTCTCGAGCCAGTCCATCAGTCGAAGATCGTCGGAGAACGACCGCAGCAAGGACATGCTCGCATGGTTGTGCGCGTTGACGAGTCCGGGCATGGCTGCCATGCCTTTGCCGTCGATCACGGTGTCAGCCTGTTTCTCGATGGCGGGTGCGATGGCGGCGATCCTCCCGTCCTCGATCAGCAGGTCTCCGAGGAACGGTTTGTCTCTGCCTGTCATCGTCAGAATCGAGCTGTTTTTGATCAGCAAGCTTTTCATGTTCAAGTACCCTCCTGTATCCAATCTGTTTGCGTACCAAGCGTAAGGGTTGACGCGACGGAAAAGTCAAGGGTACGCGTCCATTCAATCGGGAAAAGAATCGCAGGAGTTGTCATTATCTTTGCTCTTTTGAAATATTGTTTATTAGATAACAATTGACGAGAGAAATAATGCTTCATACAATGAAGGTAAGATTCGGGGAAAGCGGTGTCATGAATGCTAAATGGAGGTCTTGTCAGTCTGCAAGAGATTTTGGACGAGTTGAAGCCGTCCGAGCGTAAAGTAGCCCAGTTCATACTGGCTCATCCCGAAGATGTGGTAAAGCTGTCCGTACAGAAATTGGCGGAGCTGAGCGGTGTGTCCGAAGCGACGATCATCCGCCTGGCCCGTTCCTTGAATATGAAAGGCTATCAGGAGTTGAAGCTGCGCATCGCCGGTGATCTGAACAAACAGACGGCGGCGGTCGGCAGCTATCAGGAAATCATGATGGAGGGCTCAGTCGAGTCGATCATGCAGGCGGTCAGCTGGAATAATGTCCAGTCGATTCAGGATACGCTGTCCGTCTTGTCCAGCGAGGAAGTGAAGCACGCCGCCGCCGCCCTGTCAAGGGCACGGAAGATCGACGTGTACGGAGTAGGGGCTTCCGCCGTGATCGCGGACGACCTGAAGCAAAAGCTTTCGCGCATCAATTTGTGGTGCGAAGCGTACTCCGACTTTCACGCGCAATTGACATCCGCTGTCAACTTGACGTCGCAGGATGTCGCGTTTGGCATCTCCTACTCGGGACAGACGGAGGACATCATCCAGTCGCTGACGGAAGCGAAGCAGCAAGGAGCGACGATCATCAGCCTGACGAAGTTCGGCTCATCGCCGGTAGCCGATCTGGCGAACATCCGCCTGTTTACCAGCTCGGTGGAAAAAAGCGTGCGAAGCGGTGCGATGGCGTCGCGGATCGCTCAATTGAACGTAATCGACATCTTGTTCATCACGATGGTCAGCCGAAAGCAGGAAGAAGTGATCCCGCTGCTGGAAAAAACGAGAGTGGCAGTGAGCCGGACCAAGCGCTCATCCACTTGAGGAGGAGAAGGGCATGGACGATGTGCGTGAACTTTTGCAAGGATGGGTCAAAAAAGGCCTGTTGACTGGTGTCTCGTTGCGGGTGGTGGCGGGAAGCGATATTTGCTTCTCCTGCGACGCGGGAACGACGAGCGTAGACGGTGGCCTGCCGGTTACGCGGGACACGATGTTCGACCTGGCTTCCCTGACAAAAGTGACCGCGACATTGCCAGCCCTTTTACTGCTTTTGCAGGAGGGGAAAATCAGGTCGGACGATCCGATCGGGGTCTACTTTCCGGGCTGCCCCTCTGACAAGCAGTCCCTTACAATTGCCCAGCTGCTGACCCACACGTCCGGACTTCCGGCCGACCTGGCGGAACGCAGGCGCGACCAGACACTCGCCTTGCCTGATCTGCTGTATGAGCAGAAGCTGCTGCACGAGCCTGGCACACAGGTGGTGTATAGCGATCTCGGAATGATCTGGCTGGGAATGTTGGTGGAAGCAGTGACGGGAGAACGGCTGGACGAATTCGCCTGTCGGCGGATATTCGCCCCGTTAGGGATGAATCAAACCTGTTATTGTCCGAATAATCGCGGTTTTCAAAACATAGCGCAAACCGAGTTTTGTGCCCTCACCGGCCGCTACATCTCAGGGGAAGTCCACGACGAGAAGGCTTTTGCCATGGGGGGAGTCGCCGGTCACGCCGGACTGTTCGCGACTGCCGATGATTTGTGCACCTACGCGCTGAGCTGGATGCACGACGATCGCGCTATTATTGAAAAGGAATGGCGGCAGCGGGCATCTGGCTGCAGGACGGGTCCGGGAATCGAGCGGAGAGGATACGGGTGGCAGTGCAACGATGTCAGCGGCCAACTGAGCTGCGGCACTGGCTTTCACCCGGACAGCTACGGCCATACCGGCTTTACAGGCACGAGCATCTGGATCGATCCCGTTCACCAGTGGGCCGTCGTATTCCTCACCAACGCCGTGCATCTGGGACGCGACCATCGATTGCGGCAGCTGCGGCCACTGATTCACGACGCAGTCACAGCTCATCTTTACCAGAGCTTGACTTCATAGAGCAAGAATCACAACCAGACACAAAAAATGGGGGAGGGTTTGGTATGAGAAAGTTTCGGTTTCATGCAGTGGCTTCCGTCCTGTTGACGGCGGCCTTGGCGTTGGCCGGATGCAGTGGAGGAGGGGGAGAGACCGCGAGTCCGTCCGGCGATGCGGGGAAAAGCCCAAGCGGCGGCCAGGGCGGAGGCGAGCAGCAGGTCACATTGTCCATGCACAGCTGGCGCGTGGAAGACACGGAGGGGTACAAAAAGCTCATCGCAGCATTCGAGGCGAAAAATCCGAACATCAAGATCGAATTCAAGCCGTTCAAGGCCACGGAGTACAACACCATTCTGAGCACGGCCCTGCAGAGCGACAGCGGACCGGACCTCTTGCAGCTGCGCCCGTACGCTCCCGGCATCTCCCTGGCGACAGCAGGCTATCTGGAGCCGCTCGACAACGTTCCTGGTATTCAGAACTTTCCGAAAAACGTGACTGCCGCATCGACCGGCAAAGACGGCAAGGTGTACGGCATGCCGCTTTCGCTCAGCACCACGCAGTTTTACTACAACAAAAAAATCTTCGAAGAAAATGGCTTGAAGGAGCCGAAAAGCTGGGATGAATTGATTGCTACTGCAAAGGCATTGAAAGAGAAAGGCATCGTGCCCATCTCCTTCGGGGCAAAAGAAGGCTGGCTGCTCTCCCTGAGCAACGGTGTGATCGCGCCGGCGAGCTTTGGGGACGGGTATGTCGAAAAGCTCCTGAAGGGTGAGAGCGACCTGAAGAGCCCTGAATATCTGAAATCCGTCCAGCGCATGCAAGAACTCATCCCTTATTTCCCGGAAAATTATGTGGGCCTGGATCAGAACGACATGAGGACGTTGTTCGCGACGGAAAAGGCCGCGATGTACATCAACGGAAGCTTTGAGCTGGAAGGGATCCGGAAGCTGAATCCGAACTTGCAGCTCGATTTCTTCCCGATGCCGACGGACGACGGCAAGCAGGTCATCACGACATGGGTAGACGGCTCGTACGCGGTAAACGCCAAATCGAAGCACAAGCAGGAGGCACTGAAGTTCCTCGAATTCATGGCGACCAAGGAGTTTGCCGAGACGTTTGCCAAGCAGTTTCACAGCATCAGCGCCATGCCGGGTGTGAAAACAGACGATCCGCTCGTGGATAAAATGGCGGAGCTGTCCCAATCCAGCTCGGTTCCTTACCTCATGGTCATTCACTTCGCACAGGGGAACCCGACGACCAAGCAAGTGCTGGAGAATTCGCTGCAAGGCATGTACCTGGGCAAGCTGACGCCCGAGCAGGTCGTGGAGGAAGTGCAGAAATCGGCGGCGACGTGGTTCGAGCCATTCAAAAAGTAGAGGCTGCACAAGGACGGAGGTGAAGGGGAAATCCCGCCTCCGCCTTTTGCAAAAGGGAGGTGGGCAACATCGCGGCAGACAGGCAAGGGATAAGGCCAAAGGGGAGAGCGAGCTGGCTCATCCACCTGTTCCCCCTTCCGGCTTTGGTCATATACACGCTTTTTGTGATCTATCCGATTTTTTCGGCCTTTACGTACAGCCTGTATGAATGGGAAGGGCTCAAGCGCGGCGTTTTTGCCGGATGGAAGAACTTTGCGACCTTGTTTACAGTCGAGCCCTTTCAGGAAATGTTCTGGAATTCCTTCGGCCACAATCTCTTGTACTTCGTCGTGGAGATGGTTGTACAAAACGGCACCGCATTCGGGCTGGCGTTTCTCATTTACCGCAAGATACGCGGCGCGGGCTTTTTGAAGATGGCGTACTTCATGCCCCGGCTCCTCTCCGTGATTGTAGTTGGGATTTTATGGAAATTAATCCTTCATCCGAACTTCGGTCCCCTGAACACCCTGTTGACCAAGATCGGACTGGGGGAGTGGGCCAAGCCGTGGCTGGGAGACCCGGATACGGCTCTGCTCGCCATTATCCTGGTCAATTGCTGGTTTGGCGCCGGATTTGCCATGCTGATCTTCCTCGCGGGCCTGCAGTCGATCCCCGAGGAACTGATCGAAGCGGCGAGACTGGATGGAGCACGCGGCCTGGGCATGCTGTGGAAAATCATCCTGCCGCTGTGCATGCCGTCGATTACGATCATGACGATCTTTACGTTCATTCAGGCGTTCGAAGCATTCGAGCTGGTGTACGCCATGCAGGGATCGATGGGCGAACCGTTCCATTCGACCGATACGCTGGCGGTGTACTTCTACCGGCTGGCGTTCAGCAGCGCGGGCGGCGGAGACGTGGCAATCGGACTTGGCTCGGCTCTGGCTGTGGTGCTGTTTGTCATCGTGGCGTCTGTATCGGCGGTATCGTTGCGTCTCATGCTGAAACGGGAAGTGCGGCACTAGTGCCTGGCAGA
Proteins encoded:
- a CDS encoding serine hydrolase domain-containing protein, which translates into the protein MDDVRELLQGWVKKGLLTGVSLRVVAGSDICFSCDAGTTSVDGGLPVTRDTMFDLASLTKVTATLPALLLLLQEGKIRSDDPIGVYFPGCPSDKQSLTIAQLLTHTSGLPADLAERRRDQTLALPDLLYEQKLLHEPGTQVVYSDLGMIWLGMLVEAVTGERLDEFACRRIFAPLGMNQTCYCPNNRGFQNIAQTEFCALTGRYISGEVHDEKAFAMGGVAGHAGLFATADDLCTYALSWMHDDRAIIEKEWRQRASGCRTGPGIERRGYGWQCNDVSGQLSCGTGFHPDSYGHTGFTGTSIWIDPVHQWAVVFLTNAVHLGRDHRLRQLRPLIHDAVTAHLYQSLTS
- a CDS encoding metal-dependent hydrolase; its protein translation is MLEIKFHGHSSVQLTADGHSIMIDPFISGNPQAATKLADIKVQYILLTHGHQDHILDAVELALANDATIVATHELATYLGWQGAKTIGINLGGSLKLPFGKVKMTQAFHSSAVVLDDQKQIVYMGMPGGFIIEIGGKTVYHAGDTGLFGDMKLIGERHDIDLAFLPIGDHFTMGPEDAVTAAEWVGADYVVPIHYDTFPPIQQDGDAFVAVLAEKDIRGKALKPGESVRL
- a CDS encoding amidohydrolase, translating into MKSLLIKNSSILTMTGRDKPFLGDLLIEDGRIAAIAPAIEKQADTVIDGKGMAAMPGLVNAHNHASMSLLRSFSDDLRLMDWLEKKMLPAEARMTKEDIYWGTMLGAAEMIASGTTAFADMYVHMDAVAQAVVDSGMRASLTRGLVFLEDDGGRRLTEALDLVENWTGAAEGRITTMLGPHAPYTCPPEPLAEIIALARSRGIPLHIHLAETLEEMEKIRARYHRTPTEYLHELGLFQDNHVLLAHAVHLTSEDVKRLAGMRGGVSHNPVSNLKLACGIAPVREMLAHGITVGLGTDGPGSATTLDMFAEIKAATWLQKLASTDPTVLPAEQVLRMATIESAKLLGIDGEVGTLEVGKQADLILIDLDKPHLQPVHDLHSLIAYSATGADVDTTIVGGRVLMHKRRLTTMSWEDVQREAAQRASRLVEGL
- a CDS encoding sugar ABC transporter permease, which encodes MGNIAADRQGIRPKGRASWLIHLFPLPALVIYTLFVIYPIFSAFTYSLYEWEGLKRGVFAGWKNFATLFTVEPFQEMFWNSFGHNLLYFVVEMVVQNGTAFGLAFLIYRKIRGAGFLKMAYFMPRLLSVIVVGILWKLILHPNFGPLNTLLTKIGLGEWAKPWLGDPDTALLAIILVNCWFGAGFAMLIFLAGLQSIPEELIEAARLDGARGLGMLWKIILPLCMPSITIMTIFTFIQAFEAFELVYAMQGSMGEPFHSTDTLAVYFYRLAFSSAGGGDVAIGLGSALAVVLFVIVASVSAVSLRLMLKREVRH
- a CDS encoding MurR/RpiR family transcriptional regulator, translating into MLNGGLVSLQEILDELKPSERKVAQFILAHPEDVVKLSVQKLAELSGVSEATIIRLARSLNMKGYQELKLRIAGDLNKQTAAVGSYQEIMMEGSVESIMQAVSWNNVQSIQDTLSVLSSEEVKHAAAALSRARKIDVYGVGASAVIADDLKQKLSRINLWCEAYSDFHAQLTSAVNLTSQDVAFGISYSGQTEDIIQSLTEAKQQGATIISLTKFGSSPVADLANIRLFTSSVEKSVRSGAMASRIAQLNVIDILFITMVSRKQEEVIPLLEKTRVAVSRTKRSST
- a CDS encoding extracellular solute-binding protein, yielding MRKFRFHAVASVLLTAALALAGCSGGGGETASPSGDAGKSPSGGQGGGEQQVTLSMHSWRVEDTEGYKKLIAAFEAKNPNIKIEFKPFKATEYNTILSTALQSDSGPDLLQLRPYAPGISLATAGYLEPLDNVPGIQNFPKNVTAASTGKDGKVYGMPLSLSTTQFYYNKKIFEENGLKEPKSWDELIATAKALKEKGIVPISFGAKEGWLLSLSNGVIAPASFGDGYVEKLLKGESDLKSPEYLKSVQRMQELIPYFPENYVGLDQNDMRTLFATEKAAMYINGSFELEGIRKLNPNLQLDFFPMPTDDGKQVITTWVDGSYAVNAKSKHKQEALKFLEFMATKEFAETFAKQFHSISAMPGVKTDDPLVDKMAELSQSSSVPYLMVIHFAQGNPTTKQVLENSLQGMYLGKLTPEQVVEEVQKSAATWFEPFKK